Proteins from one Aquicoccus sp. G2-2 genomic window:
- a CDS encoding 2OG-Fe(II) oxygenase, with translation MMHLIDLDTYPLDRPECDAYAALIARCRERLCADGMFDLPGFLRPDVTKAAAGAVKPAMATEAFRHARKHNIYFKDEVDGLPQDHPALKEVETVNHTLCADQIIGNPVLELYDWPPFAAFLAAAMGKDRLYPMVDPMARVNVQSTKDGEGLNWHFDRSEFTTTILLQAPLEGGQLEYRTNLRSADDPNYEGVAALLRGEDQEVKQAPLSAGALNVFRGVNTLHRVVPVKGPKDRIVAIFSFFDRPDVAMTVQEQIGFYGRSVNG, from the coding sequence ATGATGCATCTGATTGATCTTGACACATACCCGCTGGACCGCCCTGAGTGTGATGCCTATGCCGCGCTGATCGCGCGATGCCGTGAGCGGTTGTGTGCGGATGGCATGTTCGACCTGCCGGGGTTTCTGCGTCCGGACGTCACGAAAGCAGCGGCAGGTGCGGTAAAACCAGCAATGGCGACCGAGGCGTTTCGCCATGCCCGCAAGCACAACATTTACTTCAAGGACGAGGTAGACGGGTTGCCACAGGACCATCCTGCCTTGAAAGAGGTCGAGACTGTGAACCACACCCTTTGCGCCGATCAGATCATCGGCAATCCGGTGCTCGAATTGTACGACTGGCCACCGTTTGCGGCGTTTCTCGCCGCAGCGATGGGTAAGGATCGGCTCTATCCGATGGTCGATCCGATGGCCCGCGTGAATGTACAGTCAACCAAAGACGGAGAAGGCCTGAACTGGCATTTCGACCGCTCCGAATTCACCACGACGATCCTGTTGCAAGCGCCTCTCGAAGGCGGTCAACTCGAATATCGCACCAATCTGCGCAGTGCCGATGATCCGAACTATGAAGGCGTTGCCGCACTGCTGCGCGGCGAGGATCAGGAGGTGAAACAGGCCCCGCTCTCGGCTGGCGCACTCAATGTCTTTCGCGGCGTGAACACGCTTCATCGGGTCGTTCCCGTCAAGGGGCCAAAAGACCGGATCGTTGCCATCTTCTCTTTCTTCGATCGCCCCGACGTTGCCATGACAGTACAAGAGCAGATTGGATTCTACGGGCGGAGCGTTAACGGATGA
- a CDS encoding LysR substrate-binding domain-containing protein has product MISVVESFAELWLMPRLSQFAPDKSVTLDIRVQNDPIDFAKDAVDLRLTYESAYYPGYQQHELFTDVVIPVCSPRFWDAYNDPDGELTNVPHDKLIHVNWGPAYSSSPGWAAWFKRAGTLQPELGAPNLIISHLSLAVDAARAGLGIVLAPHRLVEQDINARRLIAASRITVEMGRPYVCIFPDARASYTALRLFLDHLGLTNISATG; this is encoded by the coding sequence GTGATTTCCGTGGTCGAGTCTTTTGCGGAACTCTGGCTGATGCCGCGACTTTCCCAGTTTGCGCCGGACAAGAGCGTGACGCTTGATATCCGGGTGCAGAATGATCCGATAGACTTCGCCAAGGATGCGGTCGATTTGCGGCTCACCTATGAATCGGCCTATTACCCTGGATATCAGCAGCATGAATTGTTTACCGATGTCGTGATACCGGTGTGCAGCCCACGCTTCTGGGATGCCTATAATGATCCAGACGGCGAACTGACGAATGTTCCGCATGACAAGCTGATCCACGTCAACTGGGGGCCGGCATATTCAAGCAGTCCCGGTTGGGCAGCCTGGTTCAAGCGAGCGGGAACCCTACAGCCGGAATTGGGGGCGCCAAACCTGATCATCAGTCATCTGTCGCTCGCCGTGGATGCGGCGCGCGCCGGCCTTGGAATAGTGCTCGCGCCGCATAGGTTGGTCGAGCAGGACATCAACGCGCGAAGATTGATTGCGGCGTCGCGGATCACAGTGGAGATGGGCCGACCCTATGTCTGCATTTTTCCTGATGCGCGCGCGAGCTACACGGCGCTGCGCCTATTCCTCGATCACCTGGGCCTGACCAATATCAGCGCAACCGGGTGA
- a CDS encoding ABC transporter substrate-binding protein has translation MKDRKVQTDTQTLDRLADAAREGRISRRSFMHYSMAAGIGLSAATGLWGTSAKAQPKRGGTFRIAQHDGNTGDSHDPRLYASNADDLMAHTFRAFLTQINTDGTLGPDVAMEWSANSDASEWSFKLNPKARFHSGGKVTAEDVVASMNFHRGEKSTSTAKALLSDVIEIAADDAHTVTFKMESGNADLPWLMTDYHFVILPRNGDGSANWQSGDGCGPYRLVNWEPGINASFTRFEDWHGEGAYFDAVEVTFINDPNARQTALVTGDADATSLLENKTMAMLMRHPEVDVINLPSAQTVTWPMFCDVAPFDNVDVRNAIKLSVNRQDMIDKISFGAATVGNDFHHSPAMPYWPSDIPQREYDPEKARALLKKAGMENLSVQISTADSLTTGAVDAAILYSEHAKASGIDIKVIREPNDGYWSNVWLKKPWCMVAWAARPTPDVMYSIGYKNDAPWNESHWQNERFNKLLLQAKAELNDTLRAEMYRDMALLARDDGGTVIPYFPNYVYGKRKNVGTTGAYAANTEMDGYRAASRWWFDL, from the coding sequence ATGAAAGATCGAAAAGTTCAAACTGACACGCAAACGCTGGACCGGTTGGCCGATGCCGCACGTGAAGGCCGCATTTCGCGCCGGTCTTTCATGCATTATTCCATGGCTGCAGGCATAGGCCTCAGCGCCGCAACTGGCCTCTGGGGAACCTCCGCAAAGGCTCAGCCCAAGCGCGGTGGCACGTTCCGCATCGCGCAGCATGACGGCAACACCGGGGATAGCCACGACCCGCGGCTCTATGCCTCCAATGCAGACGATTTGATGGCGCATACTTTCCGCGCGTTCCTTACGCAAATCAACACGGACGGCACTTTGGGGCCTGATGTAGCGATGGAGTGGTCCGCCAACAGTGATGCGTCGGAGTGGTCGTTCAAGTTGAACCCCAAAGCGAGGTTCCACTCAGGCGGTAAGGTGACTGCCGAGGATGTCGTCGCGTCCATGAACTTCCATCGCGGCGAGAAAAGCACCTCAACCGCCAAGGCGCTCTTGAGTGATGTCATCGAGATCGCCGCTGATGACGCTCACACCGTCACCTTCAAGATGGAGTCCGGCAATGCCGATCTACCGTGGCTGATGACGGATTATCACTTTGTTATCCTGCCTCGCAACGGTGATGGTAGCGCCAACTGGCAATCCGGCGATGGCTGCGGCCCTTACCGCTTGGTAAACTGGGAGCCGGGTATCAACGCGTCGTTTACCCGCTTCGAGGATTGGCATGGCGAGGGTGCCTACTTCGATGCCGTCGAGGTGACTTTCATTAACGACCCCAACGCGCGCCAGACCGCGCTGGTCACCGGCGATGCCGACGCCACCAGTCTTCTCGAGAACAAGACGATGGCGATGCTGATGCGTCACCCTGAAGTTGATGTGATCAATCTGCCCTCGGCGCAGACGGTGACCTGGCCGATGTTCTGCGATGTTGCACCGTTCGACAATGTCGATGTGCGCAACGCCATCAAATTGTCTGTTAATCGCCAGGATATGATCGACAAGATTTCCTTTGGCGCCGCCACCGTCGGCAACGATTTTCATCATTCCCCGGCAATGCCCTATTGGCCAAGCGACATACCACAGCGAGAATACGACCCGGAAAAGGCGCGCGCACTGCTGAAGAAGGCAGGAATGGAAAACCTTTCGGTCCAGATCAGCACGGCTGACTCCTTAACGACCGGCGCTGTCGATGCGGCGATCCTCTACTCCGAACACGCCAAGGCGTCGGGGATCGATATCAAGGTCATTCGAGAACCCAATGACGGCTATTGGTCGAATGTCTGGCTGAAGAAGCCTTGGTGCATGGTCGCCTGGGCCGCCCGCCCGACACCGGACGTGATGTATAGCATCGGCTACAAGAACGACGCGCCCTGGAACGAGTCGCACTGGCAGAACGAACGGTTCAACAAACTTCTGCTGCAAGCCAAAGCCGAGCTGAACGACACCCTGCGCGCCGAAATGTACCGCGACATGGCGTTGCTGGCCCGTGATGACGGAGGCACCGTGATTCCATATTTCCCGAACTACGTCTATGGTAAGCGCAAGAATGTCGGCACAACCGGCGCATATGCAGCCAACACAGAGATGGACGGCTATCGCGCCGCCAGTCGATGGTGGTTCGATCTCTGA
- a CDS encoding TetR/AcrR family transcriptional regulator, producing MAQTYNVDTPDRLLDSAEKLFSKRGYGAVTLSAIAQDAGANVGQIVYHFATKEELFNTCILRRSNVLSRERHTLLTSYTRLVGAKNVAIEPLIRAYVDPFFDKVRGGDEGWHNYSLLLARVVWRENSAGTLAAGFNEVAIEFLKSFRTALPDLSPDAAVRGFQFLLATLYSSVSDDKRIELLTDGASRAADYDAYYRFLIPFLAAGFERIAR from the coding sequence ATGGCCCAGACCTACAACGTGGACACACCGGACAGGCTGCTCGATTCGGCGGAAAAGCTATTCAGCAAAAGGGGATATGGTGCCGTCACCCTCTCGGCCATTGCGCAGGATGCCGGGGCGAACGTGGGCCAGATTGTCTATCACTTCGCCACCAAGGAAGAACTGTTCAATACCTGCATCTTGCGCCGCTCCAACGTGTTGTCGCGCGAACGGCATACACTTTTGACAAGTTACACCCGACTGGTAGGCGCGAAAAACGTGGCAATCGAGCCCTTGATTCGCGCCTATGTCGATCCCTTTTTCGACAAAGTGAGAGGCGGCGACGAGGGGTGGCACAACTATAGCCTCCTTTTGGCGAGGGTGGTGTGGCGCGAGAATTCGGCCGGCACGTTGGCGGCTGGCTTCAACGAAGTGGCTATCGAATTTCTCAAGAGCTTCCGAACGGCCTTGCCGGATCTCTCACCTGACGCCGCAGTCCGCGGCTTCCAGTTTTTGCTGGCTACACTCTACAGCTCTGTCTCGGATGACAAGCGTATCGAGCTCCTGACAGATGGTGCCTCGCGCGCCGCCGATTACGATGCCTACTACCGCTTTCTCATTCCGTTCCTCGCCGCAGGGTTCGAACGTATCGCGAGATGA